A part of Rhodothermus sp. genomic DNA contains:
- a CDS encoding glycoside hydrolase family 97 protein: MRQVLFVLLLVGGFCTDAWAQAVSVASPDGSLAVTFTLENGRPTYQIDRFGLPLIRRSPMGFLLKEQPPLTGPFRLVGVVRDTVDTVWTQPWGEKKDIRSHYHELRLQLEETNEQPRRMDIVFRVFDDGVGFRYEWPVQPHLDRFVIMDELTAFRLAGNHMAWWIPAYHPNRYEYLYRHTPVSQLDTVHTPVTMETADGWFLSFHEADVSDYATMTLAPTDSLTLEVDLVPWSDGTRVKAQTPFRSPWRVLLVGDDAGELITNYTILNLNPPSRLDEVAWVRPAKYVGIWWAMHIGRATWGSGPRHGATTENAKRYIDFAARHGFDAVLIEGWNIGWDGDWTQNGDKFRFTEPYPDFDIEEVARYAREKGVQIIGHHETACHITNYERQMEEAFAFYQRLGIRMVKTGYVAHGRNCIWIDEQGQVHREWHHGQFMVRHHRRVLETAARYQIAINAHEPVKDTGERRTYPNMVSREGARGQEYNAWSEDGGNPPEHTTILPFTRLLAGPMDFTPGIFDILIEDRPHNRVNTTLAKQLALYVVIYSPLQMAADLPEHYEARPDAFQFIKDVPVDWEDTRVLHARIGDYVTIVRKDRHSDDWYLGSITDEYGRTLQAPLSFLEPGRKYVAEIYRDASDADWRTNPLAIEITRQVVDASTVLTLRLAPGGGTAIRFHPLEE; the protein is encoded by the coding sequence ATGCGACAGGTTCTTTTCGTACTGCTGTTGGTTGGAGGCTTCTGCACGGACGCTTGGGCCCAGGCGGTTTCGGTGGCTTCGCCCGATGGTTCGCTGGCCGTGACGTTTACGTTGGAGAATGGGCGGCCTACCTACCAGATCGATCGTTTTGGTCTGCCGCTCATCCGACGATCACCCATGGGGTTCTTACTTAAAGAGCAACCGCCGCTTACCGGACCGTTTCGGCTGGTAGGTGTCGTCCGCGACACGGTCGATACCGTCTGGACCCAGCCCTGGGGCGAAAAGAAGGACATCCGTAGCCATTACCATGAGCTTCGGCTGCAGCTCGAAGAAACAAACGAGCAGCCCCGCCGCATGGACATCGTCTTTCGGGTCTTCGACGACGGTGTGGGTTTCCGCTACGAATGGCCCGTGCAGCCGCATCTGGACCGGTTTGTGATCATGGACGAGCTTACAGCATTTCGGTTGGCCGGCAATCACATGGCCTGGTGGATTCCGGCCTATCATCCCAACCGCTACGAGTACCTTTATCGCCACACGCCTGTCAGTCAGCTGGACACCGTGCACACGCCGGTCACCATGGAGACGGCCGACGGCTGGTTCCTGAGTTTCCACGAAGCCGACGTATCTGATTACGCCACGATGACGCTGGCCCCCACCGATTCGCTCACCCTGGAGGTAGACCTGGTACCCTGGTCCGACGGTACCCGGGTTAAGGCCCAGACGCCTTTCCGTTCGCCCTGGCGCGTGCTGCTGGTGGGCGACGATGCAGGTGAACTGATTACGAACTACACCATCCTGAACCTGAATCCGCCCAGCCGTCTGGACGAGGTTGCCTGGGTACGGCCGGCCAAGTATGTGGGGATCTGGTGGGCGATGCATATCGGGCGCGCTACCTGGGGCTCCGGTCCGCGCCACGGGGCCACGACGGAGAATGCCAAGCGCTACATTGATTTTGCCGCGCGGCACGGTTTTGACGCGGTGCTTATTGAGGGTTGGAACATCGGTTGGGACGGCGACTGGACGCAGAACGGCGATAAGTTCCGGTTTACCGAGCCCTATCCGGACTTCGATATTGAAGAGGTTGCTCGCTATGCCCGTGAAAAAGGGGTCCAGATCATTGGTCATCACGAGACAGCCTGTCATATCACGAACTACGAGCGTCAGATGGAAGAGGCGTTTGCCTTCTATCAGCGGCTGGGGATTCGCATGGTGAAGACCGGCTATGTAGCCCATGGCCGCAACTGCATCTGGATCGACGAGCAGGGACAGGTGCATCGCGAGTGGCACCATGGCCAGTTCATGGTGCGCCACCACCGGCGTGTGCTGGAGACGGCTGCCCGCTACCAGATCGCTATCAATGCGCACGAACCCGTCAAAGACACTGGTGAGCGTCGGACCTACCCGAACATGGTCAGTCGCGAGGGGGCTCGTGGACAGGAGTACAATGCTTGGAGCGAGGATGGCGGCAATCCACCCGAGCATACCACGATCCTGCCGTTTACGCGGCTGTTGGCCGGTCCGATGGACTTCACGCCGGGCATCTTTGACATTCTGATCGAAGACCGGCCGCACAATCGGGTCAATACGACGCTCGCCAAGCAGCTGGCGCTTTACGTGGTCATCTACAGTCCGCTTCAGATGGCCGCCGATCTGCCGGAACATTATGAGGCGCGGCCCGATGCTTTCCAGTTCATCAAGGATGTGCCCGTCGATTGGGAAGATACGCGCGTGTTGCATGCCCGCATCGGTGACTACGTGACGATCGTACGTAAGGATCGTCACAGCGACGACTGGTACCTGGGCAGTATCACCGATGAGTATGGGCGTACGCTACAGGCGCCGCTGTCATTTCTGGAACCCGGCCGCAAGTATGTGGCCGAGATCTACCGCGATGCGTCCGATGCCGACTGGCGTACAAATCCACTGGCGATTGAAATCACCCGCCAGGTCGTCGATGCCTCTACGGTGCTGACGCTCCGCCTGGCACCGGGTGGCGGTACGGCCATCCGGTTTCATCCCTTGGAAGAGTAA
- the secA gene encoding preprotein translocase subunit SecA, whose translation MFDFLKRLFGDRNERELKKLWPIVHKVNEYAEQFKALSDEALRAKTDEFKQRIKEAVADIEARKAEIEARLKGEATDISGNGHAAVEELPPEERERLYEELDELEEEWLERVERTLDELLPEAFAVVKEACRRMLGKEWMAGGQKIVWDMVPYDVQILGGIVLHQGKIAEMKTGEGKTLVAVMPVYLNALAGRGVHVVTVNPYLAQRDAEWMGPIYEFLGLTVDVIDKYEPHSEGRRRAYQADITYGTNNEFGFDYLRDHSFVIDPDQLVQRGHHYAIVDEVDSVLIDEARTPLIISGPVPQSGDERFTELKPVIEKLVYLQQRLVAHLVAEAEQKLKARDKALEAGDRKRASELEEAAGLALLRAARGFPRNKRFMKLKTEPGVEMLLQRTEAFYLQENAKNMPFVDEALYFALDEKNHTIELTEKGLDEIARIAGQDRDMFVLPDLGEETARLEQEYQEKLRQLEEELAQRTDLSEEKRRNKLENDRRLLRKELEEKKRELYNRYAERAERLHAVEQLLRAYTLYERDVEYIVQDGKVLIVDEHTGRVLPGRRYSDGLHQAIEAKEGVKVQAATQTYATITLQNYFRMYHKLAGMTGTAITEAEEFYKIYGLDVIVIPTHKPVIRVDHEDLVFRTKREKYNAVIQKIKEYHKKGQPVLVGTTSVEVSEMLSRMLKREGIPHNVLNARRDRAKQEALIVAQAGQKGAVTIATNMAGRGTDIKLGPGVKELGGLAIIGTERHESRRIDLQLRGRAGRQGDPGESQFYVSLEDDLMRLFGSERIARIMDRLKMEEGEVITHPWVTKSIERAQKKVEQNNFAIRKRQLEFDDVLDAQRRVIYSRRRHALTGERISHDVLEMLRDVLEQIVARHYKEGDLEGLREEVLRTLAFDFEMSLDEFARLGEDGVFDRLYQAALDFYRRKREMLAEPFYERLQAFLNQDGLEQKPDRVVVDFTDGRRILRAVARVDEAMRTRGQEINNALERAALLHFIDEHWTEHLRELDELKEGINLRAFGQRDPLVEYKVEGFKLFQQTLDKINRDTISFIFRAGPLVETRPSAPTPRRRLDPSRARVQHASVDSYGVRVRSRTPADAAARRDPTVKEQPVVVGEKIGRNDPCPCGSGKKYKHCCGRNR comes from the coding sequence ATGTTCGACTTTCTGAAGCGGCTGTTTGGCGATCGCAACGAGCGCGAGCTGAAGAAACTCTGGCCTATTGTTCATAAAGTCAACGAATACGCGGAGCAATTCAAAGCGCTCAGTGACGAAGCGCTGCGTGCCAAGACTGACGAGTTCAAACAGCGGATCAAGGAGGCCGTAGCCGACATCGAGGCGCGTAAGGCAGAAATCGAAGCCCGTCTGAAGGGAGAGGCCACGGACATCAGCGGCAACGGGCACGCCGCAGTTGAAGAACTGCCACCGGAAGAACGGGAGCGCCTCTATGAAGAGCTGGACGAGCTGGAAGAGGAATGGCTGGAGCGTGTTGAACGCACCCTGGATGAGCTGCTGCCAGAAGCTTTTGCCGTGGTGAAGGAAGCCTGCCGGCGTATGCTGGGGAAGGAATGGATGGCGGGCGGGCAGAAGATCGTCTGGGACATGGTCCCCTACGACGTGCAGATCCTCGGTGGCATCGTGCTGCACCAGGGCAAAATCGCCGAAATGAAGACGGGCGAAGGGAAGACCCTGGTGGCCGTTATGCCCGTCTACCTGAATGCGCTGGCCGGTCGTGGGGTACATGTGGTCACGGTCAACCCCTATCTGGCGCAGCGCGATGCCGAGTGGATGGGACCCATCTACGAATTTCTGGGACTGACCGTCGACGTCATCGACAAATATGAACCCCACTCCGAAGGGCGTCGCCGTGCCTATCAGGCCGACATTACCTATGGTACGAACAACGAGTTCGGTTTCGACTACCTGCGTGACCACTCGTTTGTGATTGATCCCGATCAACTGGTGCAGCGCGGGCACCACTACGCCATCGTGGACGAGGTCGACTCCGTGCTGATCGACGAAGCCCGCACGCCGCTGATCATTTCGGGGCCGGTGCCGCAGTCGGGGGATGAGCGTTTTACCGAACTCAAGCCGGTGATCGAGAAGCTGGTATACCTGCAGCAGCGTCTGGTAGCGCATCTGGTAGCCGAGGCCGAGCAGAAGCTGAAGGCGCGCGACAAGGCGCTGGAGGCCGGTGATCGCAAACGAGCCAGTGAGCTGGAAGAAGCGGCCGGGTTGGCGTTGCTCCGGGCTGCCCGGGGTTTTCCCCGCAATAAACGCTTCATGAAGCTCAAAACCGAGCCCGGGGTGGAGATGCTCCTGCAACGCACCGAGGCCTTCTATCTGCAGGAAAACGCCAAGAATATGCCTTTCGTCGACGAAGCCCTCTACTTCGCGCTTGACGAAAAAAATCATACCATTGAGCTGACCGAAAAAGGCCTCGACGAGATCGCCCGCATTGCCGGTCAGGACCGTGATATGTTCGTGCTGCCGGATCTCGGCGAAGAGACGGCCCGGCTCGAACAGGAATATCAGGAAAAGCTCCGGCAGCTGGAAGAAGAGCTGGCGCAGCGCACGGATCTTTCTGAAGAAAAGCGCCGCAACAAGCTGGAGAACGACCGGCGGCTTCTGCGTAAGGAGCTGGAGGAGAAAAAGCGGGAGCTGTATAATCGTTACGCCGAACGCGCCGAACGGCTGCACGCCGTTGAGCAGCTGCTGCGGGCTTACACCCTCTATGAACGGGACGTTGAATACATCGTCCAGGATGGCAAAGTCCTGATCGTCGATGAGCACACCGGGCGTGTGCTACCCGGCCGTCGTTACTCTGACGGCCTGCACCAGGCCATCGAAGCTAAAGAGGGGGTCAAGGTACAGGCGGCCACGCAGACCTACGCCACGATCACGCTGCAGAACTACTTCCGCATGTACCATAAGCTGGCCGGCATGACCGGCACCGCCATCACCGAGGCGGAAGAGTTCTACAAAATCTACGGCCTTGACGTTATCGTCATCCCCACGCACAAGCCGGTCATTCGCGTTGATCACGAGGACCTGGTCTTTCGCACCAAGCGGGAGAAATACAACGCCGTCATCCAGAAGATCAAGGAGTACCATAAAAAAGGTCAGCCTGTGCTGGTGGGCACGACGTCGGTCGAAGTCTCGGAGATGCTCAGCCGCATGCTCAAGCGGGAGGGTATCCCCCACAACGTGCTGAACGCCCGCCGGGATCGGGCCAAGCAGGAAGCGCTGATCGTTGCGCAGGCCGGCCAGAAAGGGGCGGTAACGATCGCCACCAACATGGCCGGGCGCGGTACCGACATCAAGCTCGGCCCGGGCGTCAAAGAACTGGGGGGACTGGCCATCATCGGCACCGAACGCCACGAAAGCCGACGCATCGACCTGCAGCTCCGTGGCCGCGCCGGTCGTCAGGGCGATCCCGGTGAAAGCCAGTTCTACGTCTCGCTCGAAGACGACCTGATGCGCTTGTTCGGCTCCGAGCGCATCGCCCGCATTATGGACCGGCTCAAAATGGAAGAAGGAGAGGTTATCACGCATCCGTGGGTGACCAAGAGCATCGAGCGAGCGCAGAAAAAGGTCGAGCAAAACAACTTTGCCATTCGCAAACGACAGCTTGAGTTTGACGACGTGCTCGACGCGCAGCGTCGCGTCATCTACAGCCGCCGTCGCCATGCGCTCACTGGCGAGCGCATCAGCCATGATGTGCTGGAAATGCTGCGCGATGTCCTCGAACAGATCGTGGCACGGCATTATAAGGAAGGCGACCTGGAGGGACTACGCGAAGAGGTGCTGCGTACGCTTGCGTTCGACTTTGAAATGAGTCTGGACGAGTTCGCGCGTCTGGGGGAAGACGGGGTGTTCGACCGACTCTATCAGGCGGCGCTCGACTTTTACCGGCGCAAACGCGAAATGCTGGCTGAGCCGTTTTATGAACGACTGCAGGCCTTTCTGAACCAGGATGGGCTGGAGCAGAAGCCCGATCGGGTGGTGGTCGACTTCACCGATGGACGGCGCATCCTGCGGGCTGTGGCGCGTGTTGACGAAGCGATGCGCACGCGCGGTCAGGAAATCAATAACGCGCTGGAGCGGGCCGCACTACTGCACTTTATCGACGAGCACTGGACCGAGCATCTGCGCGAGCTGGACGAGCTCAAAGAAGGGATCAACCTGCGAGCTTTTGGCCAGCGCGACCCTCTTGTGGAGTACAAGGTCGAAGGTTTCAAGCTCTTCCAGCAGACGCTTGACAAAATCAACCGCGACACCATTTCGTTTATCTTCCGGGCCGGCCCCTTGGTGGAGACCCGCCCAAGCGCACCGACACCACGTCGGCGTCTGGATCCATCGCGCGCTCGGGTACAGCATGCAAGTGTCGATTCCTATGGCGTGCGGGTCCGTAGCCGGACGCCGGCCGATGCAGCTGCCCGACGCGATCCTACGGTCAAAGAACAGCCCGTCGTGGTGGGCGAAAAAATCGGACGTAACGATCCCTGTCCCTGTGGCAGTGGGAAAAAGTACAAACACTGCTGCGGACGCAACCGCTGA
- a CDS encoding HD domain-containing protein, whose amino-acid sequence MVDPLIGPRPLSAWTSVFEALLHSVWADQSDPAHDRAHVQRVVQWAQRLALSEGADLAIVMPAAWLHDCVLVPKDHPERFRASRQAADRAVILLREVGYPENLLPAIHHAIEAHSFSAGIPPRTLEARVVQDADRLDALGAIGLARMLMLGGATGRLLYDPAEPFPHQRPPDDHRYVLDHLFTKLLHLADRMQTETGRREARRRTEFLQTFLNELQRELAHPSTSPRQDET is encoded by the coding sequence ATGGTAGATCCGCTGATTGGCCCACGGCCGCTCTCAGCATGGACGTCCGTCTTTGAAGCCCTGCTCCACAGCGTCTGGGCTGACCAGTCTGACCCGGCCCATGATCGGGCCCATGTACAGCGCGTTGTCCAATGGGCACAGCGCCTGGCCTTGTCCGAAGGAGCCGACCTGGCTATCGTCATGCCAGCCGCCTGGCTACACGATTGTGTGCTGGTGCCCAAAGATCATCCGGAGCGCTTCCGCGCCTCCCGCCAGGCCGCCGATCGGGCCGTCATCCTGCTTCGTGAAGTCGGCTACCCGGAAAATCTGCTACCAGCCATCCATCACGCAATCGAAGCCCACAGTTTCTCGGCAGGCATTCCCCCGCGCACCCTGGAGGCACGCGTCGTGCAGGATGCCGACCGACTTGATGCCCTGGGCGCCATCGGGCTGGCCCGCATGCTGATGCTCGGTGGCGCTACCGGCCGTCTCCTCTATGATCCGGCAGAGCCTTTCCCTCACCAACGTCCCCCTGATGACCATCGCTACGTACTGGACCACCTGTTTACCAAGCTCCTCCATCTGGCCGATCGGATGCAAACCGAAACCGGCCGTCGTGAAGCCCGACGTCGCACCGAATTTCTACAGACGTTTCTTAACGAATTACAACGCGAGCTGGCTCATCCCAGTACTTCACCACGCCAGGATGAAACCTGA